A section of the Mycolicibacterium anyangense genome encodes:
- a CDS encoding ABC transporter permease, whose protein sequence is MTPASTATRHQAAPAASAVTGVAALARFALRRDRVRLSVWIAVLTLMMVYAPNGIKLAYPDEARRQARVNLLKTPAGIMLGGPMFGGDETDLGVMMANELMLTLIVAASILAILTVIRHTRAEEESGAAELMLSCGVGRHARTAAALIVVAAVNATLAVTMTAAMAATGFAVVDTAAMSLGVTAVATVFGAVSAVTAQLWRQARTATAAAMAGLAVAVLVRGTGDVIDHSGSALSWFSPIAWAQQMRAFVALRWWPLALILLLAAGLVCVAVLLEDSRQYDEGVLASSGEHPGARPVGGVFGLQMVTHRGLTIGWSVGLLLAGAAFGSMTKSLLDAARGNPLIARVLSAQGTDGVYTTMTQFLAAATTAYVVSVVVGLSRDEESGLGEAVLAGAVSRWTWLLSAVGAAVTGATVLLVCAGLGNGLGAGLTLGDPPTIVRLTLAGLAFLPAMAVVAAVAALGVALRRPVLGWLAVTFVVAALYLGALLRLPRWLIESSPVGRTQAPSSISAVALVVMGAIAVGLTAVAGWLYRRRDIGG, encoded by the coding sequence ATGACCCCGGCATCGACCGCGACCCGCCATCAGGCGGCACCGGCGGCGTCGGCGGTCACCGGGGTGGCGGCTCTGGCTCGCTTCGCCCTGCGCCGTGACCGGGTCCGGCTGTCGGTGTGGATCGCGGTGCTGACGCTGATGATGGTGTACGCCCCCAACGGCATCAAGCTCGCCTATCCCGACGAAGCACGCCGGCAGGCCCGGGTGAACCTGCTCAAGACGCCCGCCGGAATCATGCTCGGCGGCCCCATGTTCGGCGGTGACGAGACCGACTTGGGCGTCATGATGGCCAACGAGTTGATGCTCACCCTGATCGTGGCGGCCTCGATCCTGGCCATCCTCACCGTCATCCGCCACACCCGCGCCGAGGAGGAAAGCGGTGCGGCCGAACTGATGCTGTCCTGCGGTGTCGGCCGCCACGCCCGCACCGCCGCAGCACTGATCGTGGTCGCGGCGGTCAACGCCACCCTGGCCGTGACGATGACCGCGGCCATGGCGGCAACAGGTTTCGCCGTCGTCGACACCGCCGCCATGTCCCTAGGGGTCACCGCGGTGGCGACGGTCTTCGGCGCGGTGTCCGCGGTCACCGCGCAGCTGTGGCGGCAGGCCAGGACCGCGACTGCGGCCGCGATGGCGGGCCTGGCCGTGGCGGTTCTGGTGCGCGGCACCGGTGATGTGATCGACCACTCCGGTAGCGCGCTGAGCTGGTTCTCCCCCATCGCATGGGCCCAGCAGATGCGAGCCTTCGTGGCGCTGCGGTGGTGGCCGCTCGCCCTGATCCTGCTCTTGGCAGCCGGATTGGTCTGTGTGGCAGTACTTCTGGAAGACAGTCGGCAGTACGACGAGGGCGTGCTGGCGTCCTCGGGTGAGCATCCCGGCGCACGCCCGGTCGGCGGGGTGTTCGGTCTTCAGATGGTGACCCATCGCGGCCTGACGATCGGCTGGTCGGTCGGATTGCTGCTCGCCGGTGCGGCTTTCGGGTCGATGACCAAGTCGCTGTTGGACGCCGCACGCGGCAACCCGTTGATCGCGCGGGTGTTGTCGGCGCAGGGCACCGACGGCGTCTATACGACGATGACACAGTTCCTGGCCGCGGCGACCACGGCGTATGTGGTGAGCGTGGTGGTCGGCCTGAGCCGCGACGAGGAGTCCGGGCTCGGCGAAGCCGTACTGGCGGGTGCGGTGTCGCGGTGGACGTGGCTGCTGTCCGCGGTCGGGGCCGCTGTCACGGGCGCCACGGTGCTGCTGGTCTGCGCAGGGTTAGGCAACGGGCTCGGCGCGGGGCTGACGCTGGGCGACCCACCCACCATCGTGCGCCTCACCCTGGCGGGGCTGGCATTCCTGCCCGCGATGGCGGTGGTCGCCGCGGTGGCCGCCCTCGGTGTGGCGTTGCGCCGGCCGGTGCTGGGCTGGCTGGCCGTTACGTTCGTGGTGGCGGCGCTCTACCTCGGGGCACTGCTCCGGTTGCCGCGCTGGCTGATCGAGTCCTCGCCGGTAGGCCGAACGCAGGCGCCGTCGTCGATCTCGGCGGTGGCTCTGGTGGTGATGGGGGCGATCGCGGTGGGTCTCACCGCGGTCGCGGGCTGGCTGTACCGCCGCCGGGACATAGGGGGTTGA
- a CDS encoding methyltransferase family protein, with protein MSNALRVTLSSLVSLAVFVALLFWPAGTVDYWQGWTFLAVFAVASLVPILFLNRIDPAVVERRMHGGPTAEPRLVQKVVVIGIIGCFAGILVLSGLDRRFGWSQVPAWLAVLGAVMVAVGLGIAMLVVYQNRYAAANIVVEDQQKLVTTGLYGMVRHPMYSGSVIMIIGMPLALGSYWALIPAIVSLLLLVIRTVDEETMLRQELPGYCDYMAGVRYRLIPLIW; from the coding sequence ATGTCGAACGCACTGCGGGTGACGCTATCGTCGCTGGTGAGCCTTGCGGTGTTCGTGGCGCTGCTGTTCTGGCCGGCGGGCACCGTGGACTACTGGCAGGGCTGGACGTTCCTGGCGGTCTTCGCGGTCGCCTCGCTGGTGCCGATCCTGTTCCTGAACCGGATCGACCCCGCGGTGGTCGAACGGCGGATGCACGGCGGTCCCACCGCCGAACCACGGCTTGTCCAGAAGGTCGTGGTCATCGGCATCATCGGCTGTTTCGCCGGAATCCTGGTGCTATCGGGACTCGACCGGCGCTTCGGCTGGTCGCAGGTGCCCGCGTGGCTCGCGGTGCTCGGCGCCGTCATGGTGGCCGTCGGCCTCGGGATCGCGATGCTGGTGGTGTACCAGAACCGTTACGCCGCAGCCAATATCGTGGTGGAAGATCAGCAAAAGCTGGTGACCACCGGGCTCTACGGCATGGTGCGGCACCCGATGTACTCCGGCAGCGTGATCATGATCATCGGCATGCCACTGGCATTGGGCTCGTACTGGGCCCTGATCCCCGCGATCGTGTCCCTGCTGCTGCTGGTGATCCGCACCGTCGACGAGGAAACCATGCTGCGCCAGGAACTGCCCGGCTACTGCGACTACATGGCAGGCGTGCGCTACCGATTGATACCGCTGATCTGGTGA
- a CDS encoding CocE/NonD family hydrolase, with translation MARLHSALRPPVTVTDPPADIVVDRDVAVPTRDGTVLRANIFRPPGDKPRPVLLCAHPYGKDDLPIRKHRRWTFSPQYRALRQPSPVSFSAYTSWEAPDPAWWVAQGFTVVNADLRGCGTAEGTGALLSRQEAEDTYDIVQWCAAQPWSDGRVTMSGVSYLAISQYAVAALRPPALKAIIPWEGFTDVYRDLAFPGGVREKGFIRLWAAGIRRTTRQSYDIIAKGDQHPLRDEFWQSLVPDLSAITVPMLVCGSFSDHNLHSRGSIRAFEQTSSRIAHLYTHRGGKWATYYSAAARAAQLAFLRTALDGEGTERPSRTVRLEVREDRTTITSVREELSWPLERTDWRRLYLSGPGTLSTEAPGQPGSVEFAIRSRAASFTWTLPQDTEITGPMAARLWVQVRDAPDADLFVGVEKWRNGRRVDFEGSYGYGRDRVTTGWQRVSLRALDPEQSQPWRPVPSCTEPQPVGPGEIVPVDVALVDSATQFRAGEQLRLVVAGRWLAPRNPLTGQFPAAYPTAKRGRVILFWGPSHDAHLLVPVIAS, from the coding sequence ATGGCCCGGCTGCACAGCGCCCTGCGCCCACCCGTGACCGTCACCGACCCACCGGCCGACATCGTCGTCGACCGCGATGTCGCGGTACCGACCCGCGACGGAACGGTCCTGCGGGCCAACATCTTCCGACCTCCCGGCGACAAACCCCGACCCGTCCTGCTGTGCGCACACCCCTATGGCAAGGACGACCTGCCTATCCGCAAACACCGACGGTGGACATTCTCGCCGCAGTATCGGGCGCTGCGCCAACCGAGCCCGGTGAGCTTCTCGGCCTACACCTCCTGGGAGGCACCGGATCCGGCATGGTGGGTGGCCCAGGGATTCACCGTGGTCAACGCCGACCTGCGTGGCTGCGGCACCGCCGAGGGCACCGGGGCCCTGCTGTCCCGGCAGGAGGCCGAAGACACCTACGACATCGTGCAGTGGTGCGCCGCCCAACCGTGGAGCGACGGGCGGGTGACGATGTCGGGGGTGTCGTATCTGGCCATCAGCCAGTACGCCGTGGCCGCCCTGCGCCCGCCGGCCCTCAAGGCCATCATCCCGTGGGAGGGGTTCACCGACGTCTACCGCGATCTCGCGTTCCCCGGCGGCGTTCGGGAGAAGGGATTCATCCGGCTCTGGGCCGCCGGGATTCGGCGCACCACCCGGCAGAGTTACGACATCATCGCCAAGGGCGACCAGCATCCACTGCGCGACGAGTTCTGGCAGTCCCTGGTTCCCGATCTGTCGGCCATCACCGTCCCGATGCTGGTGTGCGGCAGCTTCTCCGACCACAACCTGCACAGCCGCGGCTCGATCCGCGCTTTCGAACAGACCAGCTCGCGGATCGCGCACCTCTACACCCACCGCGGCGGCAAGTGGGCCACCTATTACTCGGCAGCGGCGCGGGCAGCCCAGCTCGCGTTCCTGCGTACCGCACTCGACGGCGAAGGCACTGAAAGACCCTCCCGCACAGTGCGATTGGAAGTCCGCGAGGACCGCACCACCATCACATCGGTGCGCGAGGAACTGAGCTGGCCACTGGAGCGCACCGACTGGCGCCGCCTGTACCTGAGCGGGCCGGGCACACTGAGCACCGAGGCACCCGGCCAGCCGGGCAGCGTGGAGTTCGCCATCCGCTCCCGCGCAGCATCGTTCACCTGGACACTGCCGCAGGACACCGAGATCACCGGCCCGATGGCAGCCCGGCTGTGGGTGCAGGTGCGCGACGCCCCCGACGCCGACCTGTTCGTCGGCGTCGAGAAGTGGCGCAACGGTCGCCGCGTCGACTTCGAAGGCTCCTACGGCTACGGCCGGGACCGGGTCACCACCGGCTGGCAGCGGGTGTCGCTGCGGGCACTGGATCCCGAGCAGTCGCAGCCGTGGCGGCCGGTGCCGTCGTGCACCGAGCCGCAGCCCGTCGGGCCCGGCGAGATCGTCCCCGTCGACGTGGCTCTGGTGGACTCGGCGACCCAGTTCCGCGCCGGTGAACAGTTGCGGCTGGTGGTCGCCGGCCGCTGGCTGGCACCGCGCAACCCGCTGACCGGACAGTTTCCCGCCGCCTACCCCACCGCCAAGCGCGGACGCGTCATCCTGTTCTGGGGACCGTCCCACGACGCGCACCTGCTGGTGCCCGTCATCGCATCGTGA
- a CDS encoding DUF4126 domain-containing protein has protein sequence MELMTGFGLASAAGLNAYIPLLAMGLLGRFTNLIHLPHGWAWLENGWVIGIVAVLLLVEIVADKVPALDSINDAVQTFVRPTSGGIVFGSGTAAQTAAVTDPGEFARTGQWVPIAIGVVTALVVHLTKTAVRPAANVATAGVAAPVLSTIEDVTSVGLVFIAILLPALVLVLMVALVWGAVSLLRRRRRRKRAA, from the coding sequence GTGGAGCTGATGACCGGATTCGGGCTGGCCAGCGCGGCCGGTCTGAACGCCTACATCCCGCTGCTGGCGATGGGCCTGCTCGGCCGGTTCACCAACCTGATCCACCTGCCGCACGGCTGGGCCTGGCTGGAGAACGGCTGGGTGATCGGGATCGTCGCGGTGCTGCTGCTCGTCGAGATCGTCGCCGACAAAGTCCCCGCGCTCGATTCGATCAACGACGCCGTGCAGACCTTCGTGCGGCCCACCTCGGGCGGCATCGTCTTCGGCTCCGGTACCGCCGCGCAAACCGCCGCCGTCACCGACCCCGGCGAGTTCGCCCGCACCGGGCAGTGGGTGCCGATCGCGATCGGTGTCGTCACCGCACTCGTCGTGCACCTGACCAAAACCGCGGTCCGCCCTGCCGCCAACGTCGCCACCGCCGGTGTGGCCGCGCCGGTGCTGAGCACCATCGAAGACGTCACCAGCGTCGGGCTGGTCTTTATCGCGATCCTGCTGCCTGCCCTGGTCCTGGTCCTCATGGTGGCGCTGGTGTGGGGCGCGGTATCGCTGCTGCGACGCCGGCGCCGGCGCAAGCGCGCCGCCTGA
- a CDS encoding DUF732 domain-containing protein, translating to MFRWGRRRSAGSAPATCPYCQEPLDSDGSCARCGAATPAAPPTGWRPDPTARFEGRYYVTGRPTNRVRNGRAESTDPVGGRMLPGYVEVPTSRSGIRSTWLATGATTLILVMVGAVEWVLWSESHRPPPAPEVGYLDALKGADLMSQFNSEANAIAHGRAVCRQLEQGGPQQGLPADKIAVDAFCPQFNTGFRILESATVPGVFVLTDSMGADAISTDGGHCSGANGYADVGASTAVTVKNGTGQILATTQLGPGKGTTASCTFSFSFTITEGQDRYVVSVGRRGEFSYSFGQLRAQGVQIHLGM from the coding sequence ATGTTCCGCTGGGGCCGCCGCCGTTCGGCCGGTTCCGCACCGGCCACCTGTCCGTACTGTCAGGAGCCCCTGGATAGCGACGGCAGCTGCGCGCGCTGCGGTGCCGCGACACCCGCCGCGCCGCCCACCGGGTGGCGGCCGGACCCGACCGCGCGGTTCGAAGGGCGCTACTACGTCACCGGGCGGCCCACCAACCGGGTGCGCAACGGTCGGGCCGAGAGCACCGATCCGGTTGGCGGCCGGATGCTGCCGGGCTATGTCGAGGTACCGACCAGCCGGTCCGGGATCCGCTCGACCTGGCTGGCGACCGGGGCGACGACGCTGATCCTGGTGATGGTCGGCGCCGTCGAGTGGGTGCTGTGGAGCGAAAGTCACCGCCCGCCGCCCGCCCCGGAGGTCGGCTATCTCGACGCGCTCAAGGGTGCGGACCTGATGAGCCAGTTCAATTCCGAGGCCAACGCGATCGCCCACGGCCGGGCGGTGTGCCGTCAGCTCGAGCAGGGCGGCCCGCAGCAGGGGCTGCCTGCCGACAAGATCGCCGTCGACGCGTTCTGCCCCCAGTTCAACACGGGCTTCCGGATTCTCGAATCCGCCACGGTCCCGGGTGTTTTCGTGCTCACCGACAGCATGGGCGCCGACGCGATCAGCACCGACGGGGGGCATTGTTCGGGGGCGAACGGCTACGCCGACGTGGGTGCCAGCACCGCGGTGACGGTGAAGAACGGCACCGGGCAGATCCTGGCCACCACCCAACTCGGGCCCGGCAAGGGCACCACCGCCAGCTGCACGTTCTCGTTCAGTTTCACCATCACCGAGGGTCAGGACCGCTATGTCGTGTCGGTGGGCAGGCGCGGCGAGTTCAGCTACAGCTTCGGTCAGTTGCGGGCCCAGGGCGTGCAGATCCACCTGGGCATGTGA
- the glgC gene encoding glucose-1-phosphate adenylyltransferase, whose protein sequence is MRELPHVLGIVLAGGEGKRLYPLTADRAKPAVPFGGAYRLIDFVLSNLVNARYLRICVLTQYKSHSLDRHISQNWRLSGLAGEYITPVPAQQRLGPRWYTGSADAIYQSMNLIYDEDPDYIVVFGADHVYRMDPEQMLKFHIESGAGATVAGIRVPRAEAHAFGCIDADESGRIKNFVEKPADPPGTPDDPDQTFVSMGNYIFTTKVLIDAIRADADDDHSDHDMGGDIIPRLVSDGMAAVYDFNNNEVPGATERDHGYWRDVGTLDAFYDAHMDLVSVHPVFNLYNKRWPIRGESENLAPAKFVNGGSAQESVVGAGSIISAASVRNSVLSSNVVIDDGAIVEGSVLMPGVRVGRGAVVRKAILDKNVVVGPGEMVGVDLEKDRERFAVSSGGVVAVGKGVWI, encoded by the coding sequence ATGAGGGAATTGCCACATGTGCTGGGCATCGTCCTGGCCGGCGGGGAGGGCAAGCGTCTGTACCCGCTGACCGCCGACCGAGCCAAGCCGGCGGTTCCCTTCGGCGGTGCCTACCGCCTGATCGACTTCGTGCTCTCGAATCTGGTCAATGCACGCTATCTCCGCATCTGTGTGCTCACCCAGTACAAGTCGCACTCGCTGGACCGCCACATCTCGCAGAACTGGCGGCTGTCCGGTCTTGCCGGTGAATACATCACCCCGGTCCCCGCCCAGCAGCGTCTCGGACCGCGCTGGTACACCGGCTCGGCCGACGCGATCTACCAGTCGATGAACCTCATCTACGACGAGGACCCCGACTACATCGTGGTTTTCGGTGCCGACCACGTGTACCGGATGGACCCCGAGCAGATGTTGAAGTTCCACATCGAGAGCGGTGCCGGTGCGACCGTGGCCGGCATCCGGGTGCCGCGCGCCGAGGCGCACGCGTTCGGCTGCATCGACGCCGACGAGTCCGGCCGCATCAAGAACTTCGTCGAGAAGCCCGCCGACCCGCCGGGCACCCCCGACGACCCGGATCAGACGTTCGTGTCGATGGGCAACTACATCTTCACCACCAAGGTCCTCATCGACGCCATCCGCGCCGACGCCGACGACGACCACTCCGACCACGACATGGGCGGCGACATCATCCCGCGGCTGGTGTCCGACGGGATGGCCGCGGTCTACGACTTCAACAACAACGAGGTGCCCGGCGCCACCGAACGCGACCACGGCTATTGGCGCGACGTCGGCACGCTGGATGCGTTCTACGACGCCCACATGGATCTGGTGTCGGTGCATCCGGTGTTCAACCTGTACAACAAGCGCTGGCCGATCCGCGGCGAGTCGGAGAACCTGGCCCCGGCCAAGTTCGTCAACGGTGGCTCCGCGCAGGAGTCCGTCGTCGGAGCGGGCAGCATCATCTCGGCTGCCTCGGTGCGCAATTCGGTGCTGTCGAGCAACGTGGTGATCGACGATGGCGCCATTGTCGAGGGTTCGGTGCTGATGCCCGGTGTGCGGGTGGGTCGTGGCGCGGTGGTCCGCAAGGCGATCCTGGACAAGAACGTCGTCGTCGGGCCCGGCGAGATGGTCGGGGTCGATCTGGAGAAGGACCGCGAGCGGTTCGCCGTCAGTTCCGGTGGCGTGGTCGCCGTCGGTAAGGGCGTCTGGATTTAG